The genomic region ATAAAAGGGTAGGGGAAAAGAAAATTCGCAAAATGTTAAGACACAAATCTAGCAGGTATAAACAAGTCACGTGTTATTGGCCGCAGTTTTCAATTCAATAATAACACAATAATcgaataaattaatgaaatatgaataaattgaaaatatataaagcacagtAAAACCAATCGGAACGCTTGTCAATTAGTAATCACGTTCAATCGGAGAATcataatataatagcaaaatataaatgaaaagatgatacaaggaagaaaaacaatatttatgcgTTGGTTTAATTAATAAAGAACCGGGATTTAATTTACTCCTACGTAATACGGAGTTAAGTGCTACTAACTGTAATTTATGGGTTTTTTTCACAAATCGTGTAAGAGATATTGCCCATCTCTTACTCATTGGTAGAGTTCCACATATCCCTATGACGAAAATCCGATTATATAAGACATTGATACACGAATTTACCAATTAAGTAAATGTCAATTAAAACAGATAAAGATGCAAGTATAAAAGTATAAACACTTCAAATTTAACAGATACGTGTCAACATATACGTACGCCGCATGATAAAGAATTGGTTTAAACTATGaaaaagagctgtctccataggatgacatatgcccccgaaaaaacgctttgatagaagtcatgagcatttttcgaaacctaaaagcagatttcgaaacctaaacgcggaccctaatttcaaggtcaaggtcaattgggttaaaatttgtgttcgtatgaaaaggccttgtccatatacacatgcataccaaatatgaaggttacatctgaagcgacatagaagttatgagcatttttcgaaacctaaacgcaaagtgtttcGGGTGGACAGACAgccggacagtgcgatcactatatgctctccttcgGGTGGCATTACAAGCGATAAACTAATACTGATATCAGTCATGGACGATGGTTCTAtgcatttaaagtgatattatgagcatttttcactgGTGAATTGAGCTGATAAAGATAAACAGGGCAAAAGAGTTAATTAacatgtggttactgaccaattatctgcaactcttCTTGCTaccatttgtttgtaaaaaatatatattatattcgatattttacatgactcgaccagtcctctaagccgaaatgatccgtaaaacaaaattttgtctttgtttcgtatgaacgaatctgcatgaaaactacatttagactcacatcgtgcatcgaatcatttctgtcgtcagttgtcaaaacgaaagtacggatgatattcaaatgcattatttttctatttccgggatattgttttagtatgttgatgctgcattaacaaatagaAATGTATATGAAGtcaaaacagaaaatataaacaagggttgcgatagacacctataaacatggcatatactgttagatgcccataataccaCTTTAAGTAATAACAAGATAAATTGAACTGGAAAGGTTAAAGAACTTCTTTCCAAGTACGGATTAGGTTATGTTTGGTTTAACCCTTCACACAGCTATATAAAAACACAAGGTTGTGGCAATGACGGGAAATCAACGAATGGAAGATGAATTCCACTTCTTGTTAAATTGGAATGTACTCGACGGAATAAGAATTAATTGGGTCAACGTCCAGATAATATTCACCAGTCGTATGTTCCTGGCAGCCGTCTGGGCGGCCGGGTCCTGCAGGAGGCATTTTGGGTCCTCCAAAAGCTTCAGCAGAACATTGAAATGCGTGTCCATATCTTGGTCTGTAATTGCCAGCTCAGCTGCGTGTCGAACTAGGCGCCCGATGCCTCGAGCCTAAACAACAAATGCATTACGTAAAAATTACAGGtcttcattttcaatattttaacataaagTAAACTTAGAAGCATCATAATCACAGTGTAAGAGGGCGAATAATCACAGTGTAAGAGGGCGAATAATCACAGTGTAAGAGGGCGAATAATCACAGTGTAAGAGGGCGAATAATCACAGTGTAAGAGGGCGAATAATCACAGTGTAAGAGGGCGAATAATCACAGTGTAAGAGGGCGAATAATCACAGTGTAAGAGGGCGAATAATCACAGTGTAAGAGGGCGAATGAAAGAAGATCATATTTTAAGCATACTAATAACATTTATGATGTTGGCAGAATATGTTGCTGTAAAATAGTATTCACTTTCAATCGATAAATTAAATTAATCACAGACTTAACGTGGACTTACCTTCGAGAGAACACTTTTTTCGTCGGCTATATAGAACGACAGGCTATTCTGAAAATGTTTGCAGTGAATCATCAAGGAAACGATGCCGTTAAAATCCGTGTCCTTAACCCCTGTATTCTCCCTGTAGCCAGACGAGGGGAGAAAGCACTTGGCTACTTCCCAGTAACTGCTCATCCAACACTGCGTGTTCGACCAAGAAGGTGTTTTAAGTGCGTGTTCTCTCGCCACCATCTCGTGCACTTTGTCACAGATTCCGTGTTCGCAGGGCTGCggatttttacaaaatattttctgAGGTTTACACTGGTGGCATTCTGTCCCTTCTggaatttttttcattttgaacacGCGGGTATAAATGTCTTCATGAAATTTCTTTAGACCGCTATCAACAAACTTTTCTAGCCCTTGCTTCGTTATGAAACAGGCAATGAATAGTTTGAACCAGTTGCCAGTTCGTTTGTCCTTTAGTAGTTCCACGTAGTCTGCCATTCTCCTTTAAAGCAACTTGTTCACCGACTTCGTCATTTCTTGAAGTTCAACATAAAATGCTTTCAATTTGAAATGGAAACACGTACTTAAAGGCTCAAATATAATAcaacaatataatttaagaagGAAAACGAgaagaacattttaataaaaaaatcttatttactCGGCCATCATAGACGATCCTTAAACTTGGAATAGTATAATTTATTGAATCCATCCACGTTTATCGTTAT from Dreissena polymorpha isolate Duluth1 chromosome 5, UMN_Dpol_1.0, whole genome shotgun sequence harbors:
- the LOC127832052 gene encoding uncharacterized protein LOC127832052 isoform X2, producing the protein MADYVELLKDKRTGNWFKLFIACFITKQGLEKFVDSGLKKFHEDIYTRVFKMKKIPEGTECHQCKPQKIFCKNPQPCEHGICDKVHEMVAREHALKTPSWSNTQCWMSSYWEVAKCFLPSSGYRENTGVKDTDFNGIVSLMIHCKHFQNSLSFYIADEKSVLSKARGIGRLVRHAAELAITDQDMDTHFNVLLKLLEDPKCLLQDPAAQTAARNIRLVNIIWTFTMIIWNSYLAITETC
- the LOC127832052 gene encoding uncharacterized protein LOC127832052 isoform X1, translating into MADYVELLKDKRTGNWFKLFIACFITKQGLEKFVDSGLKKFHEDIYTRVFKMKKIPEGTECHQCKPQKIFCKNPQPCEHGICDKVHEMVAREHALKTPSWSNTQCWMSSYWEVAKCFLPSSGYRENTGVKDTDFNGIVSLMIHCKHFQNSLSFYIADEKSVLSKARGIGRLVRHAAELAITDQDMDTHFNVLLKLLEDPKCLLQDPAAQTAARNIRLLHDDNLEFLSGDNGDMLRELTNQQRTVCDDFI